The following coding sequences lie in one Haematobia irritans isolate KBUSLIRL chromosome 3, ASM5000362v1, whole genome shotgun sequence genomic window:
- the LOC142229523 gene encoding uncharacterized protein C3orf38 homolog: MMPFSTSEKNGIIDLLDPHILIQIARSVTKNVVDITTADDALEYIFTHTSDIQTLLNKKAITKEILFKYLHSKRVSLESNFTKAVLVNRVIEYWKASEDLTKEETDATNQCGTSRSYESHHNGNSNVLNQGYDSSIASPASEPDFPINLLARKFSEWFFNNYNQHTLKLNDFWQDVRLIMEITASDGSDIQDCDNALSTLEVLYGEQERFGFFFNPNLSHSGVQGRMDVHGLVLVLACGTLHTQQACVGIFECIFGLLRDPFCENNWKTKNIKLILRSKGVTSTPSLLESDTLHEALALPVPEGDLT; the protein is encoded by the exons ATGATGCCCTTTTCAACTAGCGAAAAAAACGGAATTATTGATTTACTGGATCCACACATTTTAATACAAATTGCAAGGAGTGTAACTAAAAACGTAGTGGACATTACTACCGCAGATG ATGCTCTTGAATACATCTTTACACACACATCGGACATCCAAACGCTTCTAAACAAGAAAGCCATCACTAAGGAAATTCTGTTTAAATATCTACACAGCAAGAGAGTATCGCTAGAAAGCAATTTTACTAAAGCTGTTTTAGTGAATAGGGTTATAGAATATTGGAAGGCATCGGAGGATTTGACAAAAGAAGAAACAGATGCAACAAACCAATGTGGAACATCCAGATCTTATGAATCACACCATAATGGAAATTCAAATGTATTGAACCAAGGATATGATTCCTCCATAGCATCACCAGCCAGTGAGCCTGACTTTCCAATCAATTTGTTAGCCCGTAAATTTTCCGAATGGTTTTTTAATAACTATAATCAGCACACTCTAAAACTTAATGATTTTTGGCAAGACGTTAGACTAATAATGGAAATTACCGCTAGCGATGGTAGCGACATACAAGACTGTGATAACGCTTTATCCACATTAGAAGTACTATATGGAGAACAAGAACGTTTTGGGTTTTTCTTTAATCCCAATTTGTCCCATTCCGGCGTACAAGGTCGTATGGATGTACATGGACTAGTTTTAGTTTTGGCTTGTGGGACTTTACATACCCAACAAGCCTGTGTTGGTATATTTGAATGTATCTTTGGATTATTACGTGATCCATTTTGTGAGAATAATTGGAAgacaaaaaacattaaattaatctTGAGAAGCAAAGGAGTAACAAGTACACCATCACTACTTGAAAGCGACACATTGCACGAGGCTCTAGCATTACCCGTTCCTGAGGGAGACTTGACGTAA